One Nicotiana sylvestris chromosome 12, ASM39365v2, whole genome shotgun sequence genomic window carries:
- the LOC104225980 gene encoding uncharacterized protein isoform X3 — MSSDTAKENASVVDSSVTEWKNERGNMDEPDTPSYRANEDTCRFGAEERTNSCQQIGISSAIENVNKGIWATQVMNEPILDEAFNNSSKVILIFSVNMSGFFQGYAQMISTVGWRRDQVWSQGNGGRNPWGRSFQVKWLRLYDLPFQRTLHLKNPWNDYKPVKISRDCQELPPDIGEALCELLDGQDALDVNSKMDRFARNDLSFKRPYVEPSVHPGGGECNASLHMGSMLYPSFLYQHQVNGNGLHVAPQRINDVFAAEESAIASGEESKSKQSRHSQRNRGLANLHVDPDVGPRINMWGLSAERSPLASNLTEDDILEMVCVSCLTLDCTY, encoded by the exons ATGTCATCAGATACTGCAAAAGAAAATGCATCTGTAGTTGATTCCTCagtgactgaatggaaaaatgaAAGAGGGAATATGGACGAACCAG ATACTCCAAGCTACAGAGCTAATGAGGATACCTGTCGTTTTGGAGCAGAAGAACGCACAAATTCATGTCAGCAGATCGGAATTTCAAGTGCAATTGAAAATG TAAACAAAGGGATTTGGGCTACTCAAGTCATGAATGAGCCCATTCTGGATGAAGCATTTAAT AATTCCAGCAAGGTGATACTAATATTTAGTGTCAACATGAGTGGCTTCTTTCAAGGGTACGCCCAAATGATTTCTACAGTTGGTTGGAGGAGAGACCAAGTTTGGAGTCAAGGAAATGGTGGACGTAATCCTTGGGGTCGCAGCTTCCAAGTGAAATGGCTACGATTGTATGATCTGCCTTTCCAAAGAACTCTTCACCTTAAGAATCCATGGAATGACTACAAACCAGTCAAAATTAGTAGAGATTGCCAG GAGTTACCTCCAGATATTGGTGAAGCTTTATGTGAGCTCCTTGATGGACAAGATGCTTTGGATGTTAATTCGAAAAT GGATAGATTTGCAAGGAATGATCTCTCTTTTAAAAGACCATATGTAGAGCCTTCAGTTCATCCTGGGGGTGGAGAGTGTAATGCATCTCTACATATGGGGTCCATGCTTTATCCCTcttttctctaccaacatcaaGTTAATGGTAATGGACTGCACGTAGCACCTCAAAGAATAAATGATGTATTTGCTGCGGAGGAGTCAGCCATTGCATCAGGGGAAGAATCAAAGTCGAAACAATCAAGGCATTCACAGAGAAACAGAGGCCTTGCTAATCTTCATGTAGACCCTGACGTGGGTCCTCGAATCAACATGTGGGGTTTGTCAGCAGAAAGGAGCCCACTTGCGAGTAATTTGACTGAAGATGACATTCTTGAAATGGTCTGTGTTTCTTGTCTTACTCTTGATTGTACTTATTGA
- the LOC104225980 gene encoding uncharacterized protein isoform X4, whose product MSSDTAKENASVVDSSVTEWKNERGNMDEPDTPSYRANEDTCRFGAEERTNSCQQIGISSAIENVQTNRHAFCGQNSSKVILIFSVNMSGFFQGYAQMISTVGWRRDQVWSQGNGGRNPWGRSFQVKWLRLYDLPFQRTLHLKNPWNDYKPVKISRDCQELPPDIGEALCELLDGQDALDVNSKMDRFARNDLSFKRPYVEPSVHPGGGECNASLHMGSMLYPSFLYQHQVNGNGLHVAPQRINDVFAAEESAIASGEESKSKQSRHSQRNRGLANLHVDPDVGPRINMWGLSAERSPLASNLTEDDILEMVCVSCLTLDCTY is encoded by the exons ATGTCATCAGATACTGCAAAAGAAAATGCATCTGTAGTTGATTCCTCagtgactgaatggaaaaatgaAAGAGGGAATATGGACGAACCAG ATACTCCAAGCTACAGAGCTAATGAGGATACCTGTCGTTTTGGAGCAGAAGAACGCACAAATTCATGTCAGCAGATCGGAATTTCAAGTGCAATTGAAAATG TACAGACAAATAGACATGCTTTTTGTGGGCAGAATTCCAGCAAGGTGATACTAATATTTAGTGTCAACATGAGTGGCTTCTTTCAAGGGTACGCCCAAATGATTTCTACAGTTGGTTGGAGGAGAGACCAAGTTTGGAGTCAAGGAAATGGTGGACGTAATCCTTGGGGTCGCAGCTTCCAAGTGAAATGGCTACGATTGTATGATCTGCCTTTCCAAAGAACTCTTCACCTTAAGAATCCATGGAATGACTACAAACCAGTCAAAATTAGTAGAGATTGCCAG GAGTTACCTCCAGATATTGGTGAAGCTTTATGTGAGCTCCTTGATGGACAAGATGCTTTGGATGTTAATTCGAAAAT GGATAGATTTGCAAGGAATGATCTCTCTTTTAAAAGACCATATGTAGAGCCTTCAGTTCATCCTGGGGGTGGAGAGTGTAATGCATCTCTACATATGGGGTCCATGCTTTATCCCTcttttctctaccaacatcaaGTTAATGGTAATGGACTGCACGTAGCACCTCAAAGAATAAATGATGTATTTGCTGCGGAGGAGTCAGCCATTGCATCAGGGGAAGAATCAAAGTCGAAACAATCAAGGCATTCACAGAGAAACAGAGGCCTTGCTAATCTTCATGTAGACCCTGACGTGGGTCCTCGAATCAACATGTGGGGTTTGTCAGCAGAAAGGAGCCCACTTGCGAGTAATTTGACTGAAGATGACATTCTTGAAATGGTCTGTGTTTCTTGTCTTACTCTTGATTGTACTTATTGA
- the LOC104225980 gene encoding uncharacterized protein isoform X1 — protein MSSDTAKENASVVDSSVTEWKNERGNMDEPDTPSYRANEDTCRFGAEERTNSCQQIGISSAIENGKFYGIRYFIIKSLNHENIQLSVNKGIWATQVMNEPILDEAFNNSSKVILIFSVNMSGFFQGYAQMISTVGWRRDQVWSQGNGGRNPWGRSFQVKWLRLYDLPFQRTLHLKNPWNDYKPVKISRDCQELPPDIGEALCELLDGQDALDVNSKMDRFARNDLSFKRPYVEPSVHPGGGECNASLHMGSMLYPSFLYQHQVNGNGLHVAPQRINDVFAAEESAIASGEESKSKQSRHSQRNRGLANLHVDPDVGPRINMWGLSAERSPLASNLTEDDILEMVCVSCLTLDCTY, from the exons ATGTCATCAGATACTGCAAAAGAAAATGCATCTGTAGTTGATTCCTCagtgactgaatggaaaaatgaAAGAGGGAATATGGACGAACCAG ATACTCCAAGCTACAGAGCTAATGAGGATACCTGTCGTTTTGGAGCAGAAGAACGCACAAATTCATGTCAGCAGATCGGAATTTCAAGTGCAATTGAAAATGGTAAATTCTATGGCATAAGATATTTCATAATCAAGAGTTTGAACCATGAAAATATCCAATTATCAGTAAACAAAGGGATTTGGGCTACTCAAGTCATGAATGAGCCCATTCTGGATGAAGCATTTAAT AATTCCAGCAAGGTGATACTAATATTTAGTGTCAACATGAGTGGCTTCTTTCAAGGGTACGCCCAAATGATTTCTACAGTTGGTTGGAGGAGAGACCAAGTTTGGAGTCAAGGAAATGGTGGACGTAATCCTTGGGGTCGCAGCTTCCAAGTGAAATGGCTACGATTGTATGATCTGCCTTTCCAAAGAACTCTTCACCTTAAGAATCCATGGAATGACTACAAACCAGTCAAAATTAGTAGAGATTGCCAG GAGTTACCTCCAGATATTGGTGAAGCTTTATGTGAGCTCCTTGATGGACAAGATGCTTTGGATGTTAATTCGAAAAT GGATAGATTTGCAAGGAATGATCTCTCTTTTAAAAGACCATATGTAGAGCCTTCAGTTCATCCTGGGGGTGGAGAGTGTAATGCATCTCTACATATGGGGTCCATGCTTTATCCCTcttttctctaccaacatcaaGTTAATGGTAATGGACTGCACGTAGCACCTCAAAGAATAAATGATGTATTTGCTGCGGAGGAGTCAGCCATTGCATCAGGGGAAGAATCAAAGTCGAAACAATCAAGGCATTCACAGAGAAACAGAGGCCTTGCTAATCTTCATGTAGACCCTGACGTGGGTCCTCGAATCAACATGTGGGGTTTGTCAGCAGAAAGGAGCCCACTTGCGAGTAATTTGACTGAAGATGACATTCTTGAAATGGTCTGTGTTTCTTGTCTTACTCTTGATTGTACTTATTGA
- the LOC104225980 gene encoding uncharacterized protein isoform X2, giving the protein MKEGIWTNQLKKLEVGQMMAKHDTPSYRANEDTCRFGAEERTNSCQQIGISSAIENGKFYGIRYFIIKSLNHENIQLSVNKGIWATQVMNEPILDEAFNNSSKVILIFSVNMSGFFQGYAQMISTVGWRRDQVWSQGNGGRNPWGRSFQVKWLRLYDLPFQRTLHLKNPWNDYKPVKISRDCQELPPDIGEALCELLDGQDALDVNSKMDRFARNDLSFKRPYVEPSVHPGGGECNASLHMGSMLYPSFLYQHQVNGNGLHVAPQRINDVFAAEESAIASGEESKSKQSRHSQRNRGLANLHVDPDVGPRINMWGLSAERSPLASNLTEDDILEMVCVSCLTLDCTY; this is encoded by the exons atgaAAGAGGGAATATGGACGAACCAG TTGAAGAAGCTTGAAGTAGGTCAAATGATGGCCAAACATG ATACTCCAAGCTACAGAGCTAATGAGGATACCTGTCGTTTTGGAGCAGAAGAACGCACAAATTCATGTCAGCAGATCGGAATTTCAAGTGCAATTGAAAATGGTAAATTCTATGGCATAAGATATTTCATAATCAAGAGTTTGAACCATGAAAATATCCAATTATCAGTAAACAAAGGGATTTGGGCTACTCAAGTCATGAATGAGCCCATTCTGGATGAAGCATTTAAT AATTCCAGCAAGGTGATACTAATATTTAGTGTCAACATGAGTGGCTTCTTTCAAGGGTACGCCCAAATGATTTCTACAGTTGGTTGGAGGAGAGACCAAGTTTGGAGTCAAGGAAATGGTGGACGTAATCCTTGGGGTCGCAGCTTCCAAGTGAAATGGCTACGATTGTATGATCTGCCTTTCCAAAGAACTCTTCACCTTAAGAATCCATGGAATGACTACAAACCAGTCAAAATTAGTAGAGATTGCCAG GAGTTACCTCCAGATATTGGTGAAGCTTTATGTGAGCTCCTTGATGGACAAGATGCTTTGGATGTTAATTCGAAAAT GGATAGATTTGCAAGGAATGATCTCTCTTTTAAAAGACCATATGTAGAGCCTTCAGTTCATCCTGGGGGTGGAGAGTGTAATGCATCTCTACATATGGGGTCCATGCTTTATCCCTcttttctctaccaacatcaaGTTAATGGTAATGGACTGCACGTAGCACCTCAAAGAATAAATGATGTATTTGCTGCGGAGGAGTCAGCCATTGCATCAGGGGAAGAATCAAAGTCGAAACAATCAAGGCATTCACAGAGAAACAGAGGCCTTGCTAATCTTCATGTAGACCCTGACGTGGGTCCTCGAATCAACATGTGGGGTTTGTCAGCAGAAAGGAGCCCACTTGCGAGTAATTTGACTGAAGATGACATTCTTGAAATGGTCTGTGTTTCTTGTCTTACTCTTGATTGTACTTATTGA